One segment of Opitutaceae bacterium DNA contains the following:
- a CDS encoding carboxypeptidase-like regulatory domain-containing protein, which yields MSSQTIPCRRAGFARGFLQLFAALVSVAGALQAQTASTGGVRGRVFNVATNEYIRNAEVRVEGTPLVVYSSDGGAFVISGVPAGEATIVTSYTGLQETRTTVTITAGQTTAVDVNMREISYGAAGPGGDKVITLEKFEVADTRSGQAKAIMERRASINAKNVVAADNYGELTMGDVGEFMKSMPGISLDYTEVDATQVRIGGLDPKYSTFTTDGARMATATSNNNAGRQNSFEQMSITGIESIEFNNTLTARMDADSPGGTINLRSKYAFQRKDRSIIFQVYGVGTSDADLKREYFPDDKKHNRIFPSGQFGYAEVFMDGRLGVEFNTSYNANFVQQDRVQMRYNYNTPASGATVDTPRLNDIMFRPGPKMTSRQAANLSVSAHSQFPQMTERKRDSTILRDISEKLFHSGWP from the coding sequence ATGTCATCACAAACCATCCCATGCCGCCGCGCAGGTTTTGCGCGGGGCTTTCTTCAGCTCTTCGCCGCCCTGGTCTCAGTCGCGGGCGCGCTGCAGGCGCAGACAGCGTCAACCGGCGGAGTCCGCGGGCGCGTCTTCAACGTGGCCACGAACGAATACATCCGCAATGCCGAGGTGCGCGTCGAGGGCACGCCGCTCGTTGTCTACTCCTCGGATGGCGGAGCGTTTGTCATTTCGGGTGTGCCGGCCGGCGAGGCGACGATTGTGACAAGCTACACCGGACTGCAGGAGACGCGAACCACCGTGACGATCACGGCCGGGCAGACGACCGCGGTCGACGTCAACATGAGGGAGATCAGCTATGGTGCGGCGGGTCCCGGGGGCGACAAGGTGATCACACTTGAGAAGTTCGAGGTGGCGGACACGCGCAGCGGACAGGCCAAGGCGATCATGGAGCGCCGCGCATCGATCAACGCCAAGAACGTTGTCGCGGCTGACAACTATGGGGAGCTCACGATGGGAGACGTGGGCGAGTTCATGAAGTCAATGCCGGGCATCTCGCTCGACTACACCGAGGTGGACGCCACCCAGGTGCGCATCGGTGGTCTGGATCCGAAATACTCCACCTTCACGACCGACGGTGCACGCATGGCGACGGCAACATCCAACAACAATGCAGGCCGTCAGAATTCCTTCGAGCAGATGTCCATCACCGGAATCGAATCGATCGAGTTCAACAACACCCTGACCGCGCGCATGGATGCCGATTCCCCGGGAGGCACCATCAATCTCCGAAGCAAATACGCGTTCCAGCGCAAGGATCGCTCGATCATCTTTCAGGTTTATGGCGTCGGCACCTCTGACGCCGATCTGAAACGCGAGTACTTTCCTGACGACAAGAAGCACAACCGCATCTTCCCATCGGGTCAGTTTGGCTATGCCGAGGTGTTCATGGATGGCCGGCTGGGCGTCGAATTCAACACCAGCTACAACGCCAACTTCGTCCAGCAGGACCGTGTCCAGATGCGCTACAACTACAACACGCCGGCTTCCGGTGCGACGGTCGACACTCCCAGGTTGAACGACATCATGTTCCGGCCAGGACCCAAGATGACCTCGCGCCAGGCGGCAAACCTGAGCGTCAGCGCGCATTCCCAGTTTCCGCAAATGACTGAGAGGAAGCGAGATTCCACGATTTTGCGGGACATTTCGGAAAAACTTTTTCACTCTGGGTGGCCATGA
- a CDS encoding TonB-dependent receptor — protein sequence MNTRCLSVDYRLTPELTLSWRSTYSFYDVEYVNQYTYLYAPVATQVAGSSITHVVVNPVNAATGAVVTGGSSPRFRTEYSHRYAGTPAMLLAPKLEYKGNTFEVAFRPSYARSEFNFRDNSKGFFQRTDTWITRIGFTADRPSENSPTWTLKQTAGRPWGDPASVNRDDDIGNNIRNAESDASNEQYVGNLDFKKVLGVRGFPVTLFGGLGYRTNEWKSIEGSYRQFQYVGSTGNLNQMDPQALIPATTNYKFDLNLDGRGGNVTAQNFRADSNYGVYDIYRQHPEYFVPDTTGNLTRKFQNNKKISEDISSAYVEGQTKVGKARFDLGLRYERTETAALVANVRPDKEVTAANYALNTVEGITYKYRNGEQNTRRGKYGDWFLSGGMKYDITKKLTGQIAFSDSILRPDYGNLGGIATVNDSTQIVNVPNPELKPEHSTKYYAGIQYFLEPSGIIGLSYYKLKVNDMQQAGITINPADAGYDPTDYPGYTFVSAVNGVGTFETEGITAEYSQQLTFLPGALKGLSLHGSVTRVIADGLRIGVPNRSGNWGLRYRYGRFNAQINGTWTTMYRIGSLSDTPTTNNTGIRWLAAREMWNLSAGFRLTKHFDLMLSGRNIFNEPSIQYTNVPGRVYLYDVYGSLWSAGIRGSF from the coding sequence GTGAATACGCGCTGCCTGAGCGTCGACTATCGTCTCACTCCGGAACTGACGCTCTCGTGGAGGAGCACCTATTCGTTCTACGATGTGGAGTATGTGAATCAGTACACCTACCTCTACGCCCCGGTGGCGACCCAGGTGGCGGGCAGCTCGATCACGCATGTCGTGGTGAACCCGGTGAATGCGGCGACAGGTGCCGTGGTCACCGGCGGAAGCAGTCCTCGCTTCCGGACGGAGTACTCCCACCGGTACGCCGGAACGCCGGCGATGCTGCTCGCCCCAAAGCTGGAATACAAGGGGAACACATTCGAAGTGGCATTCCGGCCGAGCTATGCCAGATCGGAATTCAATTTCCGTGACAACAGCAAGGGCTTCTTCCAGCGGACGGACACCTGGATCACACGCATCGGATTCACGGCGGACCGCCCGTCTGAAAACTCTCCAACATGGACTCTCAAGCAAACGGCCGGTCGTCCCTGGGGTGATCCCGCCAGTGTGAATCGCGATGACGACATCGGCAATAACATCCGCAACGCGGAATCGGACGCATCCAACGAACAATACGTCGGCAACCTCGATTTCAAGAAGGTGCTGGGCGTCCGAGGCTTTCCGGTCACCCTTTTTGGAGGCCTGGGCTATCGCACCAACGAATGGAAATCCATTGAAGGGTCGTATCGGCAGTTCCAATACGTCGGATCGACCGGCAATCTGAACCAGATGGATCCGCAGGCACTCATTCCCGCGACGACAAACTACAAGTTCGATCTCAATCTGGATGGCCGTGGCGGGAATGTCACCGCGCAGAACTTTAGGGCGGACAGCAACTACGGTGTCTATGACATCTACAGGCAGCACCCGGAGTATTTCGTTCCCGACACCACCGGCAATCTGACGCGGAAATTCCAGAACAACAAAAAAATATCCGAGGACATCAGCTCGGCCTACGTGGAGGGACAGACAAAGGTCGGAAAAGCCCGCTTTGATCTCGGGCTGCGTTATGAGAGAACGGAAACTGCGGCATTGGTCGCCAATGTTCGTCCGGACAAGGAGGTCACCGCCGCAAACTACGCGCTGAACACGGTGGAGGGCATCACGTACAAGTACCGCAACGGCGAGCAGAACACGCGGCGCGGAAAGTACGGCGACTGGTTCCTCAGCGGCGGCATGAAGTATGACATCACGAAAAAGCTGACCGGCCAGATTGCCTTCTCCGACTCGATCCTGCGCCCTGACTACGGAAATCTCGGCGGCATCGCGACGGTGAATGACAGCACCCAGATTGTAAACGTGCCGAATCCGGAGTTGAAACCGGAGCATTCCACGAAGTACTACGCGGGAATCCAATACTTCCTGGAACCGTCCGGCATCATCGGGCTGTCCTATTACAAACTCAAGGTGAACGACATGCAGCAGGCGGGCATCACCATCAACCCCGCGGATGCGGGCTACGATCCCACCGACTATCCGGGGTACACCTTTGTCAGTGCAGTGAACGGCGTTGGAACGTTTGAGACCGAGGGCATCACCGCGGAGTACAGCCAGCAGCTCACGTTCCTCCCGGGTGCACTCAAGGGCCTGAGCCTCCATGGATCGGTGACCCGTGTCATTGCCGACGGCCTGCGCATCGGTGTGCCCAATCGTTCCGGCAACTGGGGGCTTCGCTACCGGTACGGCCGGTTCAATGCCCAGATCAACGGCACCTGGACGACGATGTATCGCATTGGTTCGCTGAGTGACACTCCCACGACCAATAACACGGGAATCCGCTGGCTGGCTGCGCGGGAGATGTGGAACCTCAGCGCCGGGTTCAGGCTGACAAAGCACTTTGACCTCATGCTATCGGGCCGCAATATCTTCAATGAGCCGTCGATCCAGTACACCAACGTCCCGGGGCGCGTCTATCTCTATGACGTCTATGGATCGCTGTGGAGTGCGGGCATTCGCGGTTCCTTCTGA
- a CDS encoding divalent-cation tolerance protein CutA, with translation MPGAALKIGWTTLASAADAERLSRELVHRSLAVCCQIDGPIQSIYRWKEEIEAASEYRLTVKFLAGKESHLETLLLSLHPYDTPEWVVVDATSVSEKYLSWARSAAQS, from the coding sequence ATGCCTGGCGCAGCGCTCAAGATTGGTTGGACAACACTCGCGTCAGCCGCTGACGCAGAGCGGCTTTCCCGGGAACTTGTCCATCGAAGTCTGGCCGTCTGCTGCCAGATCGATGGACCGATTCAATCCATCTATCGGTGGAAGGAGGAAATCGAAGCCGCTTCGGAATACAGACTGACCGTCAAGTTCCTGGCCGGGAAAGAGTCGCATCTGGAGACATTGCTGCTTTCCCTGCATCCGTACGACACCCCTGAGTGGGTGGTCGTCGACGCGACATCAGTCAGTGAAAAGTACTTGTCATGGGCCAGATCCGCTGCACAGTCTTGA
- a CDS encoding ISAs1 family transposase: MSTMPLGKQPKPLPEDRAMLLRTVQTQVLDTPELRLRAQQLLKEHHYLGGVQAVGEQIHYAVSDAQGEWVAVLIFAAAAQHLRAREQWIGWSDEQRRRRLALVANNVRFLILPGRSVPNLGSVVLSRILARLGEDWQARYAHPVLVVETFVDPERFQGSVYRASGWTELGLTKGHGRTRRDYYENHNRPKRLFVCELVRNARRSLQAEHLKPSLAAVEARVPVRSTLKAAALKSLSEHFRAVPEYRQRVGRYPLFALLGLTACAYLAGAPRGQKDLAAFARRLSSRQRGALGVRRISGSGYPAPSQPTFSRMFARVSEEQIEAVLLAHQSQVRGAPPSGQIVVLDGKVPRHSGGLNVVTAVTVPSLHFLGTEVVAEKTNEIPAVRTLCSRLELDGRLVSIDALHTQAETARQIVLEHGGDYLMTVKGNQPQLAATVQAAVPDPSPPPFFLPAERSDGGALHHNGERPAGHPHPCRSRV, from the coding sequence ATGAGCACAATGCCACTTGGGAAGCAGCCGAAGCCGCTGCCGGAAGATCGCGCGATGTTGTTGCGCACGGTGCAGACGCAGGTTCTCGACACACCGGAACTGCGATTGAGAGCGCAGCAGCTGCTCAAGGAGCACCATTACCTTGGCGGGGTTCAGGCGGTGGGAGAGCAGATTCATTACGCGGTGAGCGATGCGCAGGGTGAGTGGGTGGCGGTGCTGATATTCGCGGCGGCCGCGCAGCACCTGCGGGCGCGAGAGCAGTGGATTGGATGGAGCGATGAGCAGAGAAGGAGGAGGCTGGCGCTGGTGGCCAACAACGTGCGCTTCCTGATATTGCCCGGACGCAGCGTGCCCAATCTGGGTTCCGTGGTGCTCAGCCGGATACTGGCAAGGCTTGGCGAGGACTGGCAGGCGCGCTACGCTCATCCGGTGCTCGTGGTGGAGACCTTTGTGGATCCCGAGCGTTTCCAAGGCAGCGTCTACCGGGCCTCGGGTTGGACGGAGCTGGGGCTTACCAAGGGGCACGGACGCACACGGCGCGACTACTACGAAAACCACAACCGGCCCAAGCGGCTTTTTGTGTGTGAACTGGTCAGAAACGCGCGCCGCAGCCTTCAGGCCGAGCACCTGAAGCCCTCGCTGGCGGCGGTCGAGGCCAGGGTGCCGGTGCGCAGCACGCTCAAGGCCGCGGCACTCAAGTCGCTCTCGGAGCACTTTCGTGCGGTGCCTGAGTACCGGCAGCGTGTGGGCCGGTATCCGCTCTTTGCGCTGCTGGGGCTGACCGCGTGCGCCTATCTTGCCGGAGCGCCCCGGGGACAGAAGGATCTGGCGGCGTTTGCACGCCGGCTCTCCTCGCGCCAGCGCGGCGCGCTTGGTGTGAGGCGCATTTCCGGGAGCGGCTATCCGGCTCCCAGTCAGCCGACATTCAGCCGGATGTTCGCCCGCGTGAGCGAGGAGCAGATTGAGGCGGTGCTGCTCGCGCACCAGTCGCAGGTGCGGGGAGCACCGCCCAGTGGGCAGATCGTCGTGCTCGATGGCAAGGTGCCCAGGCACAGCGGCGGACTCAATGTGGTCACCGCGGTCACCGTGCCCAGCCTTCACTTCCTGGGCACCGAGGTGGTGGCTGAAAAAACCAATGAGATACCCGCCGTGCGCACCCTGTGCTCGAGGCTCGAACTCGACGGGCGGCTTGTCAGCATCGATGCGCTGCACACCCAGGCGGAGACCGCCCGCCAGATCGTGCTCGAACACGGCGGCGACTACCTGATGACCGTCAAAGGCAACCAGCCCCAGCTCGCCGCGACGGTGCAGGCGGCGGTGCCCGATCCCTCCCCCCCCCCTTTTTTTCTCCCCGCTGAACGATCCGATGGCGGTGCGCTGCACCACAATGGAGAAAGGCCAGCCGGTCACCCGCACCCTTGTCGCTCGCGAGTTTGA
- the rimO gene encoding 30S ribosomal protein S12 methylthiotransferase RimO gives MIKVSLISLGCAKNLVDSEIMVGHLHKAGMTVIPEAEKADVVIVNTCSFIDSSKEESIGHILEVHQNRGLRKRRKEQKLIVAGCMSQRFSKELSQELSHEVDAFIGLDQVTRVAPIIESIYAKERAASPAPENFVTRHSTYIPDYDTPRFRLTPKHFAYIKIAEGCNHPCTFCIIPQIRGRHRSRTVESVVAEARGLVAEGVRELDLISQDTTFFGMDTWEQRPNPRTPVDSSRGTALTTLLRQLNAIEGDFWIRLLYTHPAHWSDELIQTIAECPKVARYIDIPLQHISAPMLTAMQRETSGDYIRDLIRRIRTGIPGIAIRTTFIVGFPGETEADVDELCEFIREARFERLGVFRYSQEEGTRAAKMEQQIPPKVKEARWHRVMGLQKDIAAQVSASQLGRTLKVLVEEPGIARGEADAPDIDGRVYVPRELTVGDFASVTINAYRDYDLLALPTGEQPAAYKVARQAQ, from the coding sequence ATGATCAAGGTCAGTCTGATTTCACTGGGTTGCGCCAAGAACCTCGTCGACAGCGAGATCATGGTCGGCCACCTGCACAAGGCTGGCATGACCGTTATTCCGGAGGCGGAGAAGGCGGACGTCGTCATCGTCAACACCTGTTCCTTCATCGATTCCTCCAAGGAGGAGTCGATCGGCCACATCCTCGAGGTTCACCAGAATCGCGGCCTTCGCAAGCGCCGCAAGGAACAGAAGCTGATCGTTGCCGGCTGCATGTCCCAGCGCTTTTCCAAGGAGCTTTCCCAGGAGCTCTCCCATGAGGTCGACGCTTTCATCGGACTCGATCAGGTTACCAGAGTCGCACCCATCATCGAGTCGATCTATGCGAAGGAGCGCGCGGCAAGTCCGGCTCCCGAGAATTTTGTCACGCGCCATTCAACCTACATCCCCGACTACGACACGCCGCGCTTCCGGCTGACTCCGAAGCATTTCGCGTACATCAAGATCGCGGAGGGCTGCAATCACCCCTGCACTTTCTGCATCATTCCACAGATTCGTGGGCGACACAGAAGCCGGACCGTGGAAAGCGTCGTTGCCGAGGCCAGGGGGCTTGTCGCCGAGGGGGTGCGCGAACTCGACCTCATTTCTCAGGATACAACCTTCTTTGGGATGGACACCTGGGAACAGCGCCCCAACCCGCGCACGCCCGTCGATTCCTCCAGGGGAACCGCGCTGACGACCCTGCTGCGACAGTTGAATGCAATTGAAGGGGATTTCTGGATACGCCTGCTCTATACACATCCCGCGCACTGGAGTGACGAACTCATCCAGACGATCGCCGAGTGCCCCAAGGTGGCGCGTTACATCGACATACCGCTCCAGCACATCAGCGCGCCCATGCTGACAGCCATGCAGCGCGAGACGAGCGGCGACTATATTCGCGACCTCATCAGGCGCATTCGCACCGGGATCCCCGGCATCGCGATCCGCACGACATTCATCGTGGGTTTCCCGGGGGAGACCGAGGCGGACGTGGATGAACTGTGCGAGTTCATTCGCGAAGCACGCTTTGAACGTCTTGGCGTGTTTCGCTATTCCCAGGAGGAGGGAACGCGCGCGGCAAAGATGGAGCAGCAGATTCCTCCCAAGGTGAAAGAGGCGCGCTGGCACCGGGTGATGGGTCTGCAGAAGGATATCGCCGCGCAGGTGAGCGCCAGCCAGCTCGGACGCACCCTGAAGGTCCTCGTCGAGGAGCCCGGCATCGCCCGGGGAGAGGCCGACGCCCCGGATATCGACGGGCGCGTCTACGTGCCGCGCGAACTGACCGTTGGTGATTTTGCCAGCGTGACGATCAATGCCTACCGCGACTATGATCTCCTGGCGCTTCCAACCGGAGAACAGCCCGCGGCCTACAAGGTGGCAAGGCAGGCCCAGTAG
- a CDS encoding small basic protein, whose amino-acid sequence MSQHKSLQGASGIIVKRNVLKRFERVDLLKKRGLWKAGDRILGLKKTKPDV is encoded by the coding sequence ATGTCACAACACAAGAGTCTCCAGGGAGCATCCGGCATCATTGTGAAACGCAATGTCCTCAAGCGCTTCGAGCGTGTGGATCTTCTGAAAAAGCGCGGCCTGTGGAAGGCCGGAGACCGGATTCTCGGGCTCAAGAAGACGAAGCCCGACGTCTGA